One stretch of Anolis carolinensis isolate JA03-04 chromosome 3, rAnoCar3.1.pri, whole genome shotgun sequence DNA includes these proteins:
- the LOC100553112 gene encoding protocadherin-8, which produces MVPLLWLLLCSFSLTWGETFRFSLDEEEPPGTVFGVLAEEMQKRLGSAVAWSFRLLKPPGNGSLVRVRERDGQLSLGPERLDREALCGPSSAWCALSFDVVCLGAPSSSSSPSSSYQLLQVEVEVVDVNDHAPRFPQAEVGLEVSEAALPGTRLPLGLALDPDAGANGVQSFALSPNRHFGLEAPRRADGLKGAELVLLAPLDREAQASFRLELVAKDGGSPARSGTATLALRVLDANDNAPAFPRGGAPRLLELPEDAPPGAALLELGAADPDEGANGALLYSWGSQVGPEARALFALDPLSGRLSLRAALDYERHTAFELDVQASDRGASPLRAACKVLVRLTDVNDNAPQIDLRPLRAGDGDEGGPDGEVVVAYVSEAAPTGSLVALVSVWDRDSGANGQVRLSLEPPGEGRQGPPPPFALRPAHDEEEEEAAEEQEAKEKARSFLLLTTGPLDRERVPDYNLTLLAQDLGAPPARTARRFSVRLADENDHAPRFASPALRLPLPENNPVAVEDGRRPWLTSTAALRLIPTEGLPPGVGIMDLRPRFPGKEPWELSVVLIWVLAGGCGVLLVAILLVGASLCKSRRNFRKGGMPPKLRASQRGQRGDFSLGQHGCVATDSEANTAAPLGEESSRDALHGAERGLPSSASQGQGVTSHLLSSVWEVGQIASSFSDHSALDQLSGKDSGKGDSECNDSDSDCSREGLKRPSAKKSEQPAGAAAFNKATLFRDTNNGCGLLGHPPSRSMPFQFHHEHEGIITYSEAQHYRYNPQLKKTHFHPELLMRNEGCSPDQVERLHSIYDKVLKDNTALTRTPILCKELNFSPQKSLSTNISEIATSF; this is translated from the exons ATGGTCCCGCTGCTCTGGCTGCTGCTCTGCTCCTTCTCCCTGACTTGGGGCGAGACCTTCCGCTTCAGCCTGGACGAGGAAGAGCCCCCCGGGACGGTCTTCGGCGTCCTCGCGGAGGAGATGCAGAAGCGGCTGGGCTCTGCCGTCGCCTGGAGCTTCCGCCTGCTGAAGCCGCCGGGCAACGGGTCCCTGGTGCGTGTGCGCGAGCGGGACGGGCAGCTGAGCCTGGGTCCGGAGCGGCTGGACCGGGAGGCGTTGTGCGGGCCGTCGTCGGCGTGGTGCGCGCTGAGCTTCGACGTGGTGTGCCTGGGGGCGCCCTCGTCGTCTTCGTCCCCGTCCTCGTCGTACCAGCTGCTGcaggtggaggtggaggtggtggACGTGAACGACCACGCGCCCCGGTTCCCGCAGGCGGAGGTGGGCCTGGAGGTGTCGGAGGCGGCGCTGCCGGGGACGCGGCTCCCGCTGGGGCTGGCGCTGGACCCGGACGCGGGCGCCAATGGCGTACAGAGCTTCGCGCTCTCGCCCAACCGGCACTTCGGACTGGAGGCGCCGCGCCGCGCGGACGGGCTGAAGGGCGCCGAGCTGGTGCTGCTGGCGCCGCTGGACCGCGAGGCGCAGGCCTCGTTCCGCCTGGAGCTGGTGGCCAAGGACGGCGGGAGCCCGGCGCGGTCGGGCACGGCCACGCTGGCCCTGCGCGTACTCGACGCCAACGACAACGCGCCGGCCTTCCCCCGCGGGGGCGCGCCGCGCCTGCTGGAGCTGCCCGAGGACGCGCCGCCGGGCGCCGCGCTGCTGGAGCTGGGCGCCGCCGACCCGGACGAGGGCGCCAACGGGGCGCTGCTCTACTCGTGGGGCAGCCAGGTGGGGCCCGAGGCGCGCGCCCTCTTCGCCCTCGACCCGCTCTCGGGCCGCCTCAGCCTCCGCGCCGCCCTCGACTACGAGCGCCACACCGCCTTCGAGCTCGACGTCCAGGCCTCCGACCGCGGCGCCAGCCCGCTCCGCGCCGCCTGCAAGGTCCTCGTCCGCCTCACCGACGTCAACGACAACGCGCCCCAGATCGACCTCAGGCCCCTCCGGGCGGGAGACGGAGACGAGGGGGGCCCCGACGGGGAGGTGGTGGTGGCCTACGTCAGCGAGGCCGCGCCCACAGGCAGCCTGGTGGCCCTGGTCAGCGTCTGGGACCGCGACTCCGGCGCCAACGGGCAGGTGCGCCTCTCCCTGGAGCCCCCCGGGGAAGGCAGGCAGGGCCCCCCGCCGCCCTTCGCCCTCCGCCCCGCCcacgacgaggaggaggaagaggcggcggaggagCAGGAGGCCAAGGAGAAGGCGCGCTCCTTCCTGCTCCTCACCACGGGGCCGCTGGACCGCGAGCGCGTGCCCGACTACAACCTCACCCTCCTGGCCCAGGACCTGGGCGCGCCCCCCGCCCGCACCGCGCGCCGCTTCTCCGTCCGCCTCGCCGACGAGAACGACCACGCGCCCCGCTTCGCCTCCCCCGCCCTCCGCCTCCCGCTGCCCGAGAACAACCCGGTGGCCGTCGAGGACGGAAGGAGGCCCTGGCTGACTTCTACAGCGGCGCTGCGGCTGATTCCTACGGAGGGGCTGCCCCCTGGCGTCGGAATCATGGACCTGCGACCTCGCTTCCCTGGGAAAGAGCCTTGGGAGCTCTCCGTGGTGCTGATCTGGGTGCTGGCTGGAGGCTGTGGCGTGCTGCTGGTCGCCATCCTCCTGGTGGGAGCCTCCCTTTGCAAAAGCAGGAGGAACTTTCGCAAAGGAGGGATGCCCCCGAAGCTGAGGGCATCCCAAAGAGGCCAGAGAGGCGACTTCTCGCTTGGACAGCATGGCTGCGTGGCCACAGATTCAGAAGCTAACACTGCTGCCCCTTTGGGAGAAGAAAGCAGCAGAGATGCCTTGCATGGGGCAGAGAGAGGCCTCCCTAGTTCTGCCTCCCAG GGTCAAGGTGTGACATCTCATCTACTCTCATCAGTATGGGAGGTGGGCCAAATAGCTTCAAGCTTCAG TGACCATTCAGCTTTGGATCAATTGAGTGGGAAAGATAGTGGAAAAGGAGACAGTGAATGCAATGACAGTGACTCGGACTGTAGTCGGGAAGGACTGAAGAGGCCCTCAGCAAAAAAGTCTGAGCAGCCTGCTG GAGCTGCTGCCTTTAACAAAGCAACATTGTTCAGAGATACAAACAATGGCTGTGGACTGCTCGGCCACCCACCTTCAAGAAGCATGCCTTTTCAATTCCATCATGAACATGAAGGCATAATCACCTATTCTGAAGCTCAGCATTATAGATATAATCCCCAACTTAAGAAAACTCATTTTCATCCTGAGCTGCTGATGCGAAATGAAGGCTGCTCTCCAGATCAGGTTGAAAGACTACACAGCATCTATGATAAAGTACTTAAGGACAACACAGCCCTGACTAGGACTCCAATACTGTGCAAAGAATTAAATTTTTCTCCACAGAAATCTTTATCTACTAATATCTCTGAGATAGCAACATCATTTTGA